One Candidatus Methylomirabilota bacterium genomic region harbors:
- a CDS encoding FlgT C-terminal domain-containing protein, whose amino-acid sequence MNTLRCCHRFALAGLILIAVSGCGGRSWREYAGLTSPSDPSVSLRATEPKWLLIKNPRCCDIASEPEYIWVEEDKVPTTMKSFVFGQSTLLASPEIVSKYGSPPGGGRVSPRQGGAYKLENTVPTVPTSRSAAVVAAPTTRTDAAAAIPAQPATRGYVVFVDTSRVIIDLAAADGVKVGTNVSVRRDKIAIVHPITGEMLGELDEEVAAGRVVEVKDKFSVVEVQKAAAGAQVQVKDRVVLR is encoded by the coding sequence ATGAACACCCTTCGGTGCTGCCACCGGTTCGCCCTCGCGGGTCTCATCCTGATCGCGGTCTCCGGCTGCGGCGGCCGGAGCTGGCGAGAGTACGCCGGGCTCACCAGTCCGAGCGATCCGTCGGTGTCCTTACGGGCCACCGAGCCGAAATGGCTTCTGATCAAGAACCCGCGGTGCTGCGACATCGCCAGCGAGCCCGAGTACATCTGGGTCGAGGAGGACAAGGTCCCCACGACCATGAAGTCGTTCGTGTTCGGCCAATCGACGCTCCTGGCGTCGCCCGAGATCGTATCGAAGTACGGCTCGCCCCCCGGCGGTGGTCGGGTCAGCCCGCGGCAGGGCGGAGCCTACAAGCTCGAGAACACCGTACCGACGGTGCCGACCTCGCGCAGCGCCGCAGTGGTGGCGGCGCCCACCACCCGGACCGACGCGGCCGCCGCGATCCCGGCCCAGCCGGCCACCCGCGGCTACGTGGTGTTCGTGGACACGTCTCGCGTCATCATCGACCTGGCTGCGGCCGACGGCGTCAAGGTCGGCACCAACGTGAGCGTGAGGCGCGACAAGATCGCCATCGTCCATCCCATCACCGGCGAGATGCTGGGTGAGCTGGACGAGGAGGTGGCCGCCGGGCGGGTCGTGGAGGTGAAGGACAAGTTCTCGGTCGTCGAGGTCCAGAAGGCGGCCGCGGGAGCGCAGGTCCAGGTCAAGGACCGGGTAGTGCTCCGGTAA